In the Catenulispora sp. EB89 genome, CCGACCGGGGCGATGGGCGTCCCGGACTTCCTGGGCTGGGACTGGAAGTCCAAGGCCGACATCCCGATCGTGTGCGTGCCGGGCTGCCCGATCCAGCCGGACAACCTGAGCGAGACCATCACCTACCTGCTGTACCAGGCCACCGGCCAGGCGCCGATGATCCCGCTGGACGACAAGCTGCGCCCGCAGTGGCTGTTCGGCGCGACCGTGCACGAGGGCTGCGACCGCGGCGGCTACTACGAGCAGGGCCAGTTCGCCAGCGAGTACGGCACCCCGACCTGCCTGGTGAAGCTGGGCTGCTGGGGGCCGGTCGTGCACTGCAACGTGCCCAAGCGCGGCTGGATCAACGGCGTCGGCGGCTGCCCGAACGTCGGCGGGATCTGCATCGGGTGCACGATGCCCGGCTTCCCGGACAAGTTCATGCCATTCATGGACGAGCCGCCCGGCGCGACCGTGTCGACCCTGGCCTCCGGCGCCTACGGGAAGGTGATCCGCAAGTTGCGCCACTTCACCGAGGACAGCGCCGACCACGAGCCGAAGTGGCGGCACACCGGCGAGAAGCTGACCACCGGCGCGAAGCGCACCTGGTAGGCGGCCGGAGTTCCACGACGACTCCATCCCGAAGATCCCGACTCCGATCCCGACTCCATCCCGAAAACCCGGACGACCCCCGAGGGGACGAACCACATGACCGCCACCACGAACAAGCGCGCCAAAGCCTCCGCCGACGGCCTCGTGGAAATGGCCTGGGACCCCATCACCCGGATCGTCGGGAGC is a window encoding:
- a CDS encoding hydrogenase expression protein HypE codes for the protein MPTAEAVLAEDTLVHVLWINAGLSCDGDSVALTAATQPSIEEIALGALPGLPKVAVHWPLIDYECGPTGGADDFLEWFWKADRGELEPFVLVVEGSIPNEAIKDEGYWAAFGTDPRTGQPITTAEWVTRLAPKATVVLAVGTCATYGGIHAMSGNPTGAMGVPDFLGWDWKSKADIPIVCVPGCPIQPDNLSETITYLLYQATGQAPMIPLDDKLRPQWLFGATVHEGCDRGGYYEQGQFASEYGTPTCLVKLGCWGPVVHCNVPKRGWINGVGGCPNVGGICIGCTMPGFPDKFMPFMDEPPGATVSTLASGAYGKVIRKLRHFTEDSADHEPKWRHTGEKLTTGAKRTW